DNA from Thermoplasmata archaeon:
TCAGGGTACAGGGCAAGGGCTGGGAGCTAGTGCCAGGTTTCGGGGCGGCTGTTCTCGCAGCTGCCCTCGCCTTTTCGCTGCTTGTTACCAGAAGAAGGCGTTGACTCAAGCACCCCCCAGACCTCGAAGCGACGAGAGAGAAATGTGAAAGGGGAAGGAAGGAAAATGACACAAAAAACGAAAACTTGGGTTTTGTTGCTCTGCGCGACCATTCTGCTCACCCCGCTGGCCACTTTGCCGGCCGGGTCCGAATCGGCCTCCGGCAGGGGTGGAGAGGACTTGACCATCGTCCCCGGCAGCTATGGCATCACACCATATCCGCCGCGCTTGTACGACGTCCTGACGGTTAACTTCACCGTCATCAACATGGGGACCGACCCAGTGCTCACACCGTTCACAGTCGCTTTCTACCTGAACAACACGACCACTCCCCTAAACAGGGCCGGTAACACGGTCAGAATCAATCAGCTGGGCGTGGGTCAGACCGCCAACGTCTCCTGCACTTGGGACACTCAGACCTCGGAGTACGCCGTCTACTATAGCGGGGTCGAGTACGGAATAATAGTCGTGGTCGACTCGCAGAACACTGTCTCCGAGAGTGACGAGACCAACAATAACCTGACGGTGATGCAGTCGCTCGGGCCGGAGAGGCTGCCGGACCTAGAGCTCGTCAGCTTCTCAATCGAGCCCCCAAGCCCCGTCAAGGGGGACGAGGTGCTCGTCAATGTGACCGTGACCAATGTCGGGGAAACGGCAGCCAAGTATTTCAAGACATACCTTTTCGATGGTGAAATCACCAACCTCATCACCGAAGCATATGTCCACATGATAAATGTCTCGCAGACCGTCAACGCCACACTGGTCTGGAATACCTCCGGCTATACGCTCGGCCCCCACACAATTCTCATTTTTATCAACCCGGCCTTCTACTATACCAGAATTCCCGAGCTCGACTGGAGCAACAACAACGCCTCCATTGAGGTCCTCCTACGGCCCCCGGAGCTCCATCTGGAGCTGCTCAGCCTCGAGCTCTACCCCGAAAGCCCCCACAAGGGCGATGTTCTGCAAATCAACCTGACCCTCAGGAACAACGGCACGAGACCCGCCGAGGAGTTCCCGGTGGTTCTCCGGCTCGACGGGAGCGAGCTCTACAACCACAGCCACAACCTGGGCCCGATGGAGGAGCTGCCCCTGCTCGTTGAGGTCGACACCTCGCCCTTCTCTGAGGGGGAGCACTGCCTCACGCTCGCCGCGGGCAACATCGAGCGCTCCCTCACCTTGACCCTTCTTCCAATGCTCCTAGCTGACCTCGTAATTCTCAACGCCTCCTGCCTCCCCGAGCTGCCCCTCGTGGGCCAGTCGGTGGTCTTCACAGCCGAGGTCGTCAACTCGGGCGAGGCACTTTCGCTGCCCTGCAGCCTCAGCCTTTACCTCGACTATGACTTCACCCCGGTTGAGAGCACGGAGGTGCCAGCCCTCCAGCCGGACGAGCTCAGGAAGCTCATCCTCACCTGGAACACCAGCGGCGTCCTCGCGGCCATCCACAGAATGCGGCTGATGGTGGACAGCGGGGGCGTCGTGGCCGAGAGCAACGAGAGCAACAACTACTACACATGGATGATGGAGTTCAGGGGCGAGATGGACCTCGCCCTGGAGAGCCTGAGCATCCGCCCGGAGAGACCGAGGGCCGGGGAGAGGGTGGAGTTCTCCGTGACAGTGGTCAATGTGGGCTCCCTGCGCTGCCCGTCCGCCAACCTGACGCTGCGGGTTGGAGGGCTGGAGCAGGACAGGAAGGAGCTCCTGCCCCTCGCTCCCGGGGGCCGCCTGGGTTATGTCCTTCTCTGGAGCACGACGGGCGCCGTGCCGGGCGTCTACGACTACGAGATAAGGGTTGAGCCCGGCGAGGGTGCTCTGGACGTGGCCCCGCTGGACAACGTCCTGAATGGCTCGGTAGAGCTACACCCACCCGAGCCGGGACCGGACCTCTCGGTGAGGAGCATCGAGTTCTCCCCTGGAGCCCCCCGAGTTGGTGAGGAGCTCGTCATCACGGTGTCGGTCGAGAACACCGGGAATCTCGAGGCAAACGCCAGCTCCCTAATGGTGATTTTCGAGAGCGGCGGCGCCGCCCTTCGGTTCACTGAATCCCCGGTCGCCTTCCCTGCGGTTCCCGCGGGCGGGGCAGTCCCGGTCGCGGTGCGTGGCGACACCTCAAAGTTCAGGGCCGGCACCTACGTCGTCAATGTCACCGTGGACTACAACAACTTCATTGACGAGCTCAACGAGAGCAACAACTATCTGACGAGGGAGCTGGTGCTGCTCGAGACCCTTCCGGCGTCCCCGGCTCTAAAGATAGAGGCGGTCTTTTTCGAGGGAAAGCTAGAGGAGGGAAAATGGGTCAATGTCATTGCGCGGCTGGTCAACAGGGGCGATGGCGAGGCGCGGGGCGTGACCGTGAGACTGCTCGTAGATGAGAAGGAGGTGGCGAGCAGGAACATAGGCCTGATGGCGCCGGGCGCGAATCTTACTGTATCCCTGCCGTGGCGCCCCTCCGGAGGGAAGCACACGGTTCTCGTCAGGGTGGATTCCGAGGGAGGCCAGCCCATCTACTCCTCCCCCCGCCAAGTGAGCGCGTCCCTGCCCCCGACCAGCCTGGACCCCTACCTCATCGCCGCCGCGCTCTGTCTCATTATTCTGCTCGTAGCGATGGTGGCCGTTTATGCCATGAGAACGAAGCGACCGAAAGGTCCGAATGTGAGGCTTGTGGATGAAGAGGAATAGCGCTGTGGGTCTGGGTCTCGTCGCGCTGGTGCTGACCGCTGTGCTTCTGCCCCTGGTGCCTGCCTCTCTAGCCGGATACTGGGACGTCACTGACAACCTTAAGGGCAAGGGCCGGGAACCGGTGCTGGTTTCGTACGGAGACCACCTCTACTGCATTTACCAGCTCCGTTTCGACCTCCTGGATCAGAACGGGACGAGGTACGGACGCCGGGGAGACGTCTGGGTTTGCTATTACAACGGCACCACCTGGACCGCACCCCTGAACATCTCGCCTGAGAACAGGGACGAGGGCGGCCACGGCCTTCATGGGCCCAGGGGCGTGGAATACAAGGGCAAGCTCTACGTGACAGCCGAGTGCACGGAGCCCTCCATGAAGGACGACGACGCAAAGGACGACTACGACATTGTCCTCAGGACCTTTGACGGCTCCTCATGGGACCCTCCCCTAAACCGGCCGATGCGCGTGGTCAGCGAGAGGAACGATGACAAGGCCGCGGACACGGAGTGCAGGCCGATTGTATACAATGGCCTGCTCTACCTCATCTGGGTCCAGGTCCC
Protein-coding regions in this window:
- a CDS encoding CARDB domain-containing protein yields the protein MLLCATILLTPLATLPAGSESASGRGGEDLTIVPGSYGITPYPPRLYDVLTVNFTVINMGTDPVLTPFTVAFYLNNTTTPLNRAGNTVRINQLGVGQTANVSCTWDTQTSEYAVYYSGVEYGIIVVVDSQNTVSESDETNNNLTVMQSLGPERLPDLELVSFSIEPPSPVKGDEVLVNVTVTNVGETAAKYFKTYLFDGEITNLITEAYVHMINVSQTVNATLVWNTSGYTLGPHTILIFINPAFYYTRIPELDWSNNNASIEVLLRPPELHLELLSLELYPESPHKGDVLQINLTLRNNGTRPAEEFPVVLRLDGSELYNHSHNLGPMEELPLLVEVDTSPFSEGEHCLTLAAGNIERSLTLTLLPMLLADLVILNASCLPELPLVGQSVVFTAEVVNSGEALSLPCSLSLYLDYDFTPVESTEVPALQPDELRKLILTWNTSGVLAAIHRMRLMVDSGGVVAESNESNNYYTWMMEFRGEMDLALESLSIRPERPRAGERVEFSVTVVNVGSLRCPSANLTLRVGGLEQDRKELLPLAPGGRLGYVLLWSTTGAVPGVYDYEIRVEPGEGALDVAPLDNVLNGSVELHPPEPGPDLSVRSIEFSPGAPRVGEELVITVSVENTGNLEANASSLMVIFESGGAALRFTESPVAFPAVPAGGAVPVAVRGDTSKFRAGTYVVNVTVDYNNFIDELNESNNYLTRELVLLETLPASPALKIEAVFFEGKLEEGKWVNVIARLVNRGDGEARGVTVRLLVDEKEVASRNIGLMAPGANLTVSLPWRPSGGKHTVLVRVDSEGGQPIYSSPRQVSASLPPTSLDPYLIAAALCLIILLVAMVAVYAMRTKRPKGPNVRLVDEEE